TTTATTTCCTTCAGTAGCCATATTAACCCCTTTATAATTTAAATAATTAAAATAATATCAAGATTTTAATTTTATTTATATGAAAATGATTTTATATGTGAGAATAAACTATTGGTGTTGATAGTGATATGCCAAACATTAAAATTTTTGTTTCCTAATGTTTTATGGTCCCAACGGGGATCGAACCCGTGTTTTTGGCGTGAGAGGCCAACGTCCTAGGCCGCTAGACGATGGGACCTTAAGAATCAAATCTTCCAATTATGGGGTGCAACCTATAAAACTTAATAAAATTTGTCAAATAATTTTTATAATAATCATAATAAAATAATTTTTTATACTTAGAAATGATATGTGATTTTTATATAAATATCAAAAAGTCACGATTTATTAAAAAATTAAAATATCTTGAAAATATTGTAAAATTAATTTAATTCAAAAATAATTTTGTATAATATAATGTTTCTATATTTAAATTTAAGGATATACAGAAATGAAGGATAATGCTGATTACGAACAATTAGTCCAAAAAATAAAAAATTTAGAAGATGAAAATATTAAAATAAAAAGACAGCTCTTTGAATCTCAAGAATATCTTGCACGATATAGAGGAATTGTTGACAACACTATAAATGGAGTAACTGTATATAAACCGGTTGATAATGGAGAAAATTTTATTGTTGTAGCTTTTAACAAATCAGCTGAACATATAGAAAAAATTAAAAAAGAAAACGTTATCGGGAAAAAAATTACAGATATATTTCCTAACATTAAAAGTTTTGAGCTTTTTGATATATTAAAAAAAGTTTTTAAAACTGGTTGTTCAGAAAAGCATCCTATAAGTTTTTATGAAAATAATAAAATATGTTGGTGGCGGGATAACTTTGTTTATAAACTTTCTTCAGGTGAAATAGTAGTTGTTTATATTGATGAAACTGAAAAAAAACGATCTGAAGAAGCGTTAATTGAATCCGAAAAAAGATATAGAGCTTTTTATGAGTTAAGTGCTGATGGCATACTTATAGCTGATTTTGAAACAAAAAATTTTAAATATGCCAACCCCTCAATATGTAAAATGCTTGAATATAATGAGCAAGAATTAACAAAATTAAAAGTTGATGATATCCATCCAAAAGAAAGCCTTAATTTTATAATTTCAGAATTTGATGCCCAAGTGAAGGGAGAAAAAACTATAGCAAAAGATATACCTGTTATTAAAAAGGATGGGTCAATACGTTATTTTGATATTGCTACAGTTGGAAGTATTATAGATGACAGACGCTGTGCTATAGGCTTTTTTAGGGATGTTACAGAAAAAAGACAGGCTGAGCAAGAATTAAAAGAAAGCAAAGAACGTTATGAACTCGCAATGAAAGCTTCTAATGATGGATTGTTCGAATTTGATATTATTACGAATGAAGTCACATATAGTCCTCGATGGTATACAATGCTTGAATATGAACCTTTTGAATTACCTGAAAAATACGAAACATGGAAAAAGCTTCTTCCTGAAGACGAGGCTGATTCTATTGAAAAGCAAGTACTTGGCTTTGTAAAGACTGGTAAACAATGGAAATTTAAATTTAGGATGAGAGCTAAGTCAGGCAGGTGGGTGTGGATATTAGCAAAAGGTCAATGTATAGAATGGCTTAAAAATAAACCAAAACGTATTATAGGGACTCATACTGACATAACAGATATGAAAACTATAGAAGAAGCATTAATAAAATCCGAGTTTGAATTAAACCTAAAAAATAAAATTGCAGATATATTTTTAATTAGTCATGATGATGATATATTTAAAAAAATTTTAGAGTTTGTAATTGCAATAATGAATAGTTCATGTGGAATGTTTGGGCACATTGGAAGTAATGAAGAAATGTTTTATGTCTCTTCAAAATGCGAATCACAAGATAAATACCAAACAGTTAAGAGCGAAAGCTATATTATACCTCGTCAAAAATGGGAGGGACTATGGGGTATATCCTTAATCGAAAAAAAAACGTTATATTCCAATACAAATCATCATCAACTACCTAATAAACATATCATCGCTGAACGCTTGATTAGCGCCCCTATAATATATAGAGACGAACTTATTGGACATATAATTGTTGGAAATAAATCTCACGATTATGATGAAAATGATAAAACACTTACGGAAACAATTTCAAGTCATATTGCACCTATTTTAT
The DNA window shown above is from Desulfobacterales bacterium and carries:
- a CDS encoding PAS domain S-box protein: MKDNADYEQLVQKIKNLEDENIKIKRQLFESQEYLARYRGIVDNTINGVTVYKPVDNGENFIVVAFNKSAEHIEKIKKENVIGKKITDIFPNIKSFELFDILKKVFKTGCSEKHPISFYENNKICWWRDNFVYKLSSGEIVVVYIDETEKKRSEEALIESEKRYRAFYELSADGILIADFETKNFKYANPSICKMLEYNEQELTKLKVDDIHPKESLNFIISEFDAQVKGEKTIAKDIPVIKKDGSIRYFDIATVGSIIDDRRCAIGFFRDVTEKRQAEQELKESKERYELAMKASNDGLFEFDIITNEVTYSPRWYTMLEYEPFELPEKYETWKKLLPEDEADSIEKQVLGFVKTGKQWKFKFRMRAKSGRWVWILAKGQCIEWLKNKPKRIIGTHTDITDMKTIEEALIKSEFELNLKNKIADIFLISHDDDIFKKILEFVIAIMNSSCGMFGHIGSNEEMFYVSSKCESQDKYQTVKSESYIIPRQKWEGLWGISLIEKKTLYSNTNHHQLPNKHIIAERLISAPIIYRDELIGHIIVGNKSHDYDENDKTLTETISSHIAPILFIKLQSNNQKKEKERLEKQLLHVQKMEAIGTLAGGIAHDFNNILSPIIGYAEMTKTYLTEGSKLYHNLEKILQASNRAKELVKQILIFSRWAEHEKKPIRLTPIIKESLQLLRPSIPTTIEIKTNLTNCGLVLADPTQIHQIIINLCTNAYHATEQKGGLISISLDEIQINEGNNNTYKQIKHGMYAKLSVRDTGKGMTKEVMEKIFDPYFTTKESGKGTGLGLSIIHGIVKDHGGFLNVHSEIEKGSMFNIFLPIAMEAVSSKTEISSNIVKGKGSILFVDDEYLIVEMAKNTLEFLGYEVTATTSPLEAFDLFLLTPSKFELVMTDMTMPSMTGLELSKKIMQIKPDIPIILTTGFTELITEKEAKDIGIKEFITKPFFQAELSKIIQKVLMNIKSKS